In one Achromobacter spanius genomic region, the following are encoded:
- the pyk gene encoding pyruvate kinase yields MPVLRRTKIVATLGPSTSTPERIEALIRAGLDVARLNFSHGSADDHRARAQLVRDIAAQQGRFVAIMGDLQGPKIRIARFTDKLVQLQVGQPFTLSRVHPKDAGTASIVGIDYPELVTDCRVGDELLLDDGRVVLVVDRVEGDEVHTTVTVGGPLSNNKGINRRGGGLSAPSLTDKDRVDIKLAAEMELDYVAVSFPRYGSDIDEARALLAEAGSQAWIIAKIERAEAVADDEALDSLIRASDGVMVARGDLGVEVGDAELVGIQKRIIQHARTLNKVVITATQMMESMISSPMPTRAEVSDVANAVLDYTDAVMLSAESASGQYPVETVQAMARVCLGAEKHPTSTVSHHRMGETFTRCDETIALAAMYAANHFPGVKAIIALTESGHTPLIMSRIRSGVPIYCYSPHSLTQNRVAMFRGVYTIPFAPSDYEPAELSEAAIDELRKRNLVKAGDWVILTKGDFYRDSGGTNGMKILMVD; encoded by the coding sequence CGCACCAAAATTGTTGCCACCTTGGGGCCTTCGACGTCGACGCCCGAACGCATTGAAGCGCTGATCCGCGCGGGCCTGGATGTGGCCCGTTTGAACTTCTCGCATGGCAGCGCGGACGACCACCGCGCCCGCGCACAATTGGTGCGCGACATTGCCGCCCAGCAGGGCCGCTTCGTTGCCATCATGGGCGATCTTCAAGGCCCGAAGATCCGCATCGCGCGGTTCACCGACAAGCTGGTGCAGTTGCAAGTCGGCCAGCCGTTCACGCTGTCGCGCGTGCATCCAAAGGATGCCGGTACCGCCAGCATCGTCGGCATCGACTACCCCGAGCTGGTCACCGATTGCCGCGTGGGCGACGAACTCTTGCTGGACGACGGCCGCGTCGTGCTGGTGGTCGACCGCGTGGAAGGCGACGAAGTCCACACCACCGTAACAGTGGGCGGCCCATTGTCGAACAACAAAGGCATCAACCGCCGTGGCGGCGGCTTGTCCGCACCCAGCCTGACCGACAAGGACCGCGTCGACATCAAACTGGCCGCCGAAATGGAACTGGACTACGTGGCGGTGTCGTTCCCGCGCTATGGCAGCGACATCGACGAAGCCCGCGCCTTGCTGGCCGAAGCCGGCAGCCAGGCCTGGATCATCGCCAAGATCGAACGCGCCGAAGCCGTGGCCGATGACGAAGCGCTGGACTCGCTGATCCGCGCCAGCGACGGTGTGATGGTGGCGCGCGGCGACCTGGGCGTGGAAGTGGGCGACGCGGAATTGGTGGGCATCCAGAAGCGCATCATTCAGCACGCGCGCACGCTGAACAAGGTGGTCATCACCGCGACGCAGATGATGGAATCCATGATTTCCAGCCCCATGCCCACGCGCGCCGAAGTGTCGGACGTGGCCAACGCGGTGCTGGACTACACCGACGCCGTGATGCTGTCGGCCGAAAGCGCATCGGGCCAGTATCCCGTTGAAACCGTGCAAGCCATGGCGCGCGTTTGCCTGGGCGCGGAAAAACATCCCACATCGACCGTGTCGCACCACCGCATGGGCGAAACCTTCACGCGCTGCGATGAAACCATCGCGCTGGCGGCCATGTACGCGGCCAATCATTTCCCCGGCGTGAAGGCCATCATTGCGTTGACCGAAAGCGGGCACACCCCGCTGATCATGTCGCGCATCCGCTCGGGCGTGCCGATCTACTGCTACAGCCCGCACAGCCTGACGCAGAACCGCGTGGCGATGTTCCGTGGCGTCTACACCATTCCGTTCGCGCCGTCGGACTACGAACCGGCCGAACTCAGCGAGGCCGCCATCGACGAACTGCGCAAACGCAACCTGGTGAAGGCGGGCGACTGGGTCATTCTGACCAAGGGCGACTTCTACCGCGACAGCGGTGGCACCAACGGCATGAAGATCCTGATGGTGGATTGA
- a CDS encoding nucleoside recognition domain-containing protein, with protein MLNKLWLGFFLTAAAAALYRWLAVGDPDVFRLMVASLFDMARVSVEVMVLLFGTLTLWLGFLRIAEGAGLVEKLARLLGPLFARLMPEVPRNHPAIGLITLNFAANGLGLDNAATPIGLRAMRELQSLNPTPETASNAQILFLVLNASSLTLLPVTLFMFRAQQGAADPTLVFLPILLATSASTLAGFLAVAACQRLRLTDPIVMLWLGGAALVFGGFMALLASMSAAAIASLSSLMGNLALFGILLAFLVVGAWKKVPVYETFIEGAKEGFDIAKSLLPYLVAMLCAVGVLRASGALDLALDGIRWVALQVGWDTRFVDALPTALVKPFSGSAARAMMLETMTHYGVDSFPALLSAVMQGSTETTFYVLAVYFGSVGIVRARHAVGCALVADAAGVLAAIGVCYWFFG; from the coding sequence ATGCTGAACAAACTCTGGCTGGGATTCTTCCTGACCGCCGCCGCCGCCGCGCTTTACCGCTGGCTGGCGGTTGGCGACCCCGACGTCTTCCGCCTGATGGTGGCCAGCCTGTTCGACATGGCGCGTGTGTCGGTGGAAGTGATGGTGCTGCTGTTTGGCACGCTGACGCTGTGGCTGGGTTTCCTGCGGATTGCCGAAGGCGCCGGCCTGGTGGAAAAATTGGCGCGCCTTTTGGGGCCGTTGTTTGCGCGCTTGATGCCCGAGGTGCCGCGCAACCATCCGGCAATCGGCCTGATCACCCTGAACTTCGCCGCCAACGGCCTGGGGCTGGACAACGCCGCCACGCCGATCGGCCTGCGCGCCATGCGCGAACTGCAATCGCTGAACCCCACGCCGGAAACCGCCAGCAATGCGCAGATTCTGTTCCTGGTGCTGAATGCCTCGTCGCTGACGCTGCTGCCCGTCACCCTGTTCATGTTCCGCGCGCAGCAAGGCGCGGCTGATCCCACCCTGGTGTTCCTGCCCATTCTGCTGGCGACCAGCGCGTCAACGCTGGCCGGCTTCCTGGCCGTGGCCGCGTGCCAGCGCCTGCGGCTGACCGACCCCATCGTGATGCTTTGGCTGGGCGGCGCGGCGCTGGTGTTCGGCGGCTTCATGGCGCTGCTGGCCAGCATGTCGGCGGCGGCGATTGCGTCGCTCTCCTCGCTGATGGGCAACCTGGCGCTGTTCGGCATCCTGCTGGCGTTTTTGGTGGTGGGCGCGTGGAAAAAGGTGCCGGTCTATGAAACGTTCATCGAGGGCGCCAAGGAAGGCTTCGACATCGCCAAGAGCCTGCTGCCTTATCTGGTTGCCATGCTGTGCGCCGTGGGCGTGCTGCGCGCATCGGGCGCGCTGGATCTGGCGCTGGACGGCATCCGCTGGGTGGCGCTGCAGGTTGGCTGGGACACGCGCTTTGTTGACGCCCTGCCCACTGCGCTGGTCAAGCCGTTCTCGGGCAGCGCGGCCCGCGCGATGATGCTTGAAACCATGACGCACTACGGCGTGGACAGCTTTCCCGCCTTGCTGTCCGCCGTGATGCAGGGCAGCACCGAGACCACCTTCTACGTGCTGGCGGTGTACTTCGGGTCGGTGGGAATCGTGCGCGCGCGCCACGCGGTGGGTTGCGCGCTGGTGGCCGATGCGGCCGGCGTGTTGGCCGCCATCGGCGTGTGCTACTGGTTCTTCGGCTAA